tcattcactagaaacattacgaacatggagcagcggcaagcctttgacacagcggtagatgctgtattgaaagcattcaacgggaagttctcattgaaaacggagcaaagagcagctctggaggtatttattgaaaggaaggatgttttcgccttgctctcgtcctcttcctcttcagctcctccttcttcttgctgttactcaagcagtttccgttgcgtcacatacgtcagaggaaagagtgatgtgattggtttaagcttcgtcacagccttttctggcttcgaccagtagcaaactgaggcatttcagggaggcaggtcaaccatgcgctttgggaaacggttgggcttaatatctatgccagaccaatgctcgcagagctttgaagttgcgttagccagactagttcagtgttgtcctgatggtggactcatgaacattaatattagccaatgtgagagaggccttcagttgcttagaagttaccccagggtcctttgtgacctcgccaattattacacgccttgctcttggagtgatctttgttggtcgaccactcctggggagggtaacaatggtcttgaatttcctccatttgtacacaatctgtctgactgtggattggtggagtccaaactctttagagatggttttgcaaccttttccagcctgatgcgcatcaacaatgctttttctgaggtccccagaaatctcctttgttcgtgccatgatacacttccacaaacatgtgttgtgaagatcagactttgatagatccctgttctttaaataaaacagggtgcccactcacacctgattgtcatcccattgattgaaaacacctgactctaatttcaccttcaaattaactgctaatcctagaggttcacatacttttgccactcacagatatgtaatattggatcattttcctcaataaataaatgaccaagtataatatttttgtctcatttgtttaactgggttctctttatctacttttaggacttgtgtgaaaagctgatgttgttttaggtcacatttatgcagaaatatagacaattctaaagggttcacaaactttcaagcaccactgtattcacaTATTACAACAGTACAGAGAATTTACcattataaataaaatgaaaataaacatatattaaaaaaagactACTGCCTAAGAGTGCAGTGTGTTAGTGCAGTGGGGTGTAAACATTTGTACAGACCTGTTTCCAAAAAATCTGGGACACTCTGGGGCTGGCGTAGCTCGAGGTCAAGTATCCTTTCCAAGATTAAGGTGCAGGGTGCTTGAGAAGGAAGAAGCACATGGTCTATGACCTTGGAGCCTTTTGCTAGAAATTTGTGTAAAgtggtacactgcaaaaaaacaacaactgaaaactgaatttgaggagaaaattccttaatactagtgaaattatcttgctccatggacagataattttacttgaaaagacatcttggaataagttggctacaatctagaactagttttaataatctcagagttggtgtcttgtttttttctaatAGGAAATACTAGGTCGTTTCAatgatattcaagatattctaacttgttaagatatcatttttgcagtgtagaagaatacaagacaccaactctgagattgttAAAACTActactagattgtaaccaacttattccaagatgtcttgtcaagtaaaattatctgtccatggagcaagataatttcactagtataaaggaactttctcctcaaattcagttttcagttttttgcagtgtaatcaGTTCGCGACACTGATCCACATTGCTGGGCCTGGGAGGATCTTGTTCCATGGCAACACAAGAGAGTGAAGACGATGGGACCCTCCACGGGTTGTATCCTGTATGATGGTttcccagggagagggaagtggaCTGCCCACTTGCTAGGCATTTGTGAGCCAGGACTGTGTGGGATTTATATAACCGCCAGCCACAGTCCTGTCAGGTGTCAGCCAGCTCCGTGATGTTGCCCAGGTTGCTCCAGCTCCACAGGGTGAAGCCTGGTTGATTCCGTGTAGAGGagcctgtacggagtttgcattgcATACAAGGATCTGTGTCACTTTGGCTCTGCACCTTTCCCCTGTTGAGGCAAGAtgcctgtgtaaactgtaaataaaaacataatgtgatgggttgcaaatcatggaaaaacTATAGTTAATTgataatagtacaaagacaacatatcgaatgttgaaactgaggaattgtattgttttttttttaaatatatgctcattttgaagttggtcagcaacacgtttcagaaaagttgggacgggcaagAAAATACTGGaaaagttgtctcatctcatctcattatctgtagccgctttatcctgttctacagggtcgcaggcaagctggagcctatcccagctgactacgggcgaaaggcggggtacaccctggacaagtcgccaggtcatcacagggctgacacatagacacagacaaccattcacactcacattcacacctacgctcaatttagagtcaccagttaacctaacctgcatgtctttggactgtgggggaaaccggagcacccggaggaaacccacgcggacacggggagaacatgcaaactccacacagaaaggccctcgccggccccggggctcgaacccaggaccttcttgctgtgaggcgacagcgctaaccactacaccaccgtgccgcctggaaaagttgtgtaatgctaaaaacaaaccaacaaacaaattgggttaattggcaacaggtcagtaacatgactaccTTTACCATGGGTCATTAATGTTAACGATAGATCTCTAGGCACAATACTAATCTTTATAAATCACTCTCACAGGTTGGTACATTCCAGTTTGTGTATGCGGCTTGCTGATTATTCTGGTTCTGTCTCTGGCACTGCGCTACAATCAAGTAAAAACTTGCCATGTTctgacaggtaacacacacacaaatcagacATCACAGAGGCAGTCACGTTAGGTGTGATCTGATTTAAGCACACAAGCCTTGCATTACTGTTCGTATGCTTTACCTTTATGTACACTTTGGCATTTATTCTTTCAAAAGAAAGCTGCATGTTCGCTAAATGATGCAGAAttttgaggaagccttttggacgagaggtgaaacgttttcaagaatcttcaagcaagtccagttgcccatttctaccacccacagtttactatgacctggatgattgagaatcttcacagacaaccccttcctatctttctttgaggaacattgtttttaaacatttcaataattttctcacacatttgttgataaactggagatccttagtccatctttactcctcaaagactctgcctttcctggatactgattttgtaccaaatcatgattacagtcacctgttgacatcacatcATTTCATTTCTTTACCTCATTACTCACCCCAAATTCCCCCCCCCcgtcatcccaacttttttggaatgtgttgcagatggatggatattaacaaaggaaatgaagttgaccaacaaaacatgaaatgtcttgggttcattctgtctcaaCTTCTTTGGGGTcgtagattttatttattttttttattgtacgtAACGTGTTTACTCTTTACAAATAACTGCATAATAATGCTCAAGTTGGTGAGGTAAATAAAAGGTTCAAACTGCAGATAGTTAACTATAAATGCTCCTGTAAAACACCTCAGAGATGGACATACTACAAAAGGGTTAACTAGAAAAATGATTACATCACTTCTTGTATTTAATCGAAAATCACCTACTAGTTTTGCATATTCTGCTGTTTAACAAAAAAAGTACTCTACTTAGCTTTGTAGTGAATAGATTTCATAAATTGCTTATAATAAACCTCAATAAAAGCACATGAAACTCAGTTACAAATGTTAAAACACCAATTCCTTTATTCCCCCCAACATAAATGAGGCAGTTATACAGCAATGCTCAAGCCAGATTTTGCTTTTGGCGGTGCAGGGCACATTATACAGTTGTGGCAACTTTATACTAAAAGCCAAAGTTCAAGaaaacaaaatggaaaaaaataaaaacagaaatgatCACACTTTTAAAACCAATATACACTGAAATTTACTCAGGAGATTGCATGTCTCTTTTCCTGGTTTTCAGATATCCGAATTCTAGGTATGTTATGAACACAGGTGCTTTTAAACACAAGCTGTGATCATACGGTCATTTAATCATCCAATTCCTTCAAGCAGAGCTGTATTCTCTATAGCACCTAGAGTCACGGACATATTACaagcatcatttaaaaaaaaaaaaaaattcagttcaaAGGGTTGATCAAAACAGGAATCTCACACAAAACTCATCCAACAATATTCACTTTCAGgcacttttttttctcctcaataAAGGGAAATAAACCCTTCCTGAATGAGCACAGATTAGCCCAttgagaaacattttttttttttttttaaaccaaatcaACACTAATCTGGATGATCTTACACACAGCACAACCCGTTTGTGTATCTGGAGTGATAGTGAAGAATTTCACTCAACATTTCAGCTCAAAACTGAATTATAAGTTCATCAAATCTGAATCTGTTAGATTAGTCAAGATAAACAGTATTGAGAAAAATAAGTGTAACACCACTAGCCAAACAAGTTTATACACCCAACAGGTTGAGTAATTTCTCTGACACAATAGATCATTGTGAATCATAAGCATCATGGGTGGATGCATGATAAACCATGCTCAGGtgctgagaagaaaaaaaaaatccattatttTTGCTCGAGCTTCATTATGATCCACTTGGGATGAATCAGACACCCATAGGGTTAATGCTTCATTCACTCACTCGTACAGCAAAAGCTGAAAGATTCAACTGGGTGGAGACTTGCTGAACCTAAAGCTAGTGTTTTAGACCAAACACACTCACAGCTCTCCAATATacaagtttattaaaaaaaaaacccacacaccttTGTCCCAACATCtctggatataaaaaaaaagtccataaGCACAAATGGACAAATATTTTCCCCCTATATGGTTTGGTGCCTTCCAAGGCTTGGTGGTGCTGTGGCTCAAACCCTTAACTATCCAATCAGTAACCTAGAGCCTTAACCTGTTGAACCATCACCACTACATTATACCAGAGTTTTAACATACATTAGCTACAGTATAATCAAATCATCCTTGGGAAGACCAATGGTGTGGACCATTACAGAGTGCAAGATGTTCCTCTACACACCTGCACATGTGACTATGACAATCAAATAGAGCATGTTTCAGACTTGGACCTGATATCCACCTGTTTTACCATGTAACCAGATTTGGCATTGAACAGTTTTGCTCAAGAGCACCAGATATACATTGTAAACAAATGCTGCCTTTCATGTCCATTACGTTTTGTGTAACTTGAAGCTCACACTCACTCAGATCGGTCACTATGAGGATCTCTGTGCAAGGTCGAGTGCTGATTTGATACAGCACTAAACAAGAAAATGAGTTCAGGGCATCTGTACTAATCAAAAAAACCTTAAGCTCATCAGCGAATAtacaaaaattatttacaaactGCAGAGAACGGGTTCTGTGTGAACCAAGAATCTATAATAATCCTTTCTGCTACTCAACACCAGGAGGTTATTCCACAAAACCTTGACTTGATTAACCAGAGAACTGACTCCAGGTTGAGGGAGTTACATGAACAAAATCCAGGTGAAACATGTAGAGCTTCTTTGGAATGAGTTTAAATATTACAAATCATAGCTACATGTGATACTTGGGCTGCCCTGATCATCTACAAAAATCAGAAATGACAAAAGTGGAAGTTAAAAACAGCAAAGAAAGAGCAACCTTTTCACCCCATACAGCAAAAGATTGTTTATTAAACTCCACATGATCAAGGACATTCCAGAAGCTGCCTGGTAGAAAACAGCCAACAGAATATGCTAATCAAATCGGTTTCGTTAAAAATACCAAAATTCAAGGCAACGTCATCATTCATCAAACTCTGCTAAACGTTCGCCTGAGCAGCCTTATGCAAAAGCACACGCTGCCACAGTAACTGAGTGAATGTTATGGACATGAACTTGAGAGAAACTAGCTGGGGCTGTTGAAATAAGCCCAGCTCCTCAGGCTCACTCAGTTTGTGGAATAACCTCCAGGAGTACATGCAGTTTTACTCACTGAACATTTAAAAGAGAATTTCAAAACAAGCTCATTTACAAAAAACAGTCTTTTCAGTTTAGGAAAAGATGAAAGTGCAGAAAAGAAAGATTTGTCATCCAGAGAGACTCAGCAGATTGCAGTTCAGAGTTACTGAGTTCAGAGTTTCATGTGGCACAGGTTTTAGTCGGTGGACACAACGTTGTCCTGTGCAAACATTACGATGGTAAAACCTGTGCAACAGTGTCCTTGGCGTCCCGACTCAATCTCTCTGGAAATTTCACCTCAAACTCAACGATTAAATCGCCACGGCGATCAGGGCTCTTCGGCAAAGGAAGGCCTTCGCCTGTGATGCGCCGCTTCATTCCAGGGCGGATGATGACGTCCTGAAGCGGTAGGGACACGGTGCGTTTGTCCAACGTAGGGGCCTTTACTGTACAACCACAGAGAGCCTAAGAAAGACACAAAGAAAGTGTTAAACAGCTAGAACACAACACGTACTGACGTCCAGTTTATTTTCTGTTTAAACACTACTTTTGCAATTTATTTTCTGGGAATTGTTTTAAAAGCAGGATTTTAAACTTGGACAAATTAAATCTGATTGGACAGTTTGGTTCAAGTGTAGTCTAAAATACTATGTACACAATTCTAATACAGTAATATTTTGTTAAATTTTGAAGGAAATCCCTTATTTATACTTCAACGTTTTCACATGATTCAACCAAATtgtaatttagtttgtttggcaaCACTGAGACTTGGTCTCAATTTTTATCTGAATCCAGATTATGCATTCACACTGAAATGAAGCAATAGGCCCTGAAACACCACATtacagtttattaaaaataaataaataaaaacctttaaCTTGGGTCATATGCACTACAGGCTCCACCCACCTCTTTGAGTGAGATTTTGGCTGGATAGATGATGTCTGATCCGTCCCTCTTAAACACCGGATGCGGTTTGTCCTTCACAATGAATACGATGTCAGCAGGGACGTTATTTGGTGTCTGGTCGCCCTCTTTAGGGAAAGTAATCTTGGTTCCCTCCTTCCAGCCCTTCTTCACCTCCACCATGAGGATCTTTTCCTCTGCGCGTGTGCTGCGGCCATCTGGGTTCAGTCTGCGCCGGGAGATTTTCATTTTCTTGGTGCAACCACTGAACACCTCCTCCAGGCTGACGCGGAGCTCATGGGTCACCGGTGGGTCCTGCTTTTTCTGCATCCTCCCACCAAATTGGTGCCCAGCACCCAGGCCAAAGCTCGCAAATGGCTCGTCCACATCCATATCTTCGTCACCACCCATGCCACGACCAAAGAAGTGTTCAAAGGGGCTCCGCCCACCAAAGAACTCAGCGAACATGGCATGCGGGTCACCCTGGAAGCTGTATGTGAAGCCAGGGCCATTTGGCCCCCCACCGCCTCCACCAGCACCACCCTTCAGTCCTGCAAAGAgaatatttattttcattttaggTCTTCACTGAAATTTATTTAACTCCAGTTGTGAAGTGCTATTAATCAGTTTAAAGCAATGCAGGCGTTGCATTAGAGACCGGTTTTAATAATCTTAAATTCTGCAACATGAAGAATTTACATGAAGATGCACATGAATTACTTAATAACCATTATGTTAGGACTGGTATTTGTAGTCACCGTGTTAATAAACTGTCATGTAATACAATATGAGGTCAGGTCAGCATTGCTTACTTTTAATAGCAATGGATTGCAACTGTTCACCCAGGAATGTTCTGGATCGCATTTCATGACTAGCTTCATTCAGAAAGCCATCtggcactgatttttttttttttttttttaaaatcactggGTTCACTTATTTCTGGAGGTTTAGAGTCTGGGTTTGTGCAGGTTAATGGTGCATGGTATTGgcagttaagaaaaaaaaaaaaaggttttctaTTGCAGGgtcatggtttattggggtcacggTGTAAAATCAGACTGTTACTTCACTGCTCATTAGATTCTTTTGTTGCCTCAGCGTGCAGCCTCCTCACAGCAACCCATCCATCAAATCATCTGTAGCCTCTTATTCTATACaagtaagctggagcctagcccagctgactataggcaagaggcagggtacaccctgaacaagtcgccagatcatcacagggctgacacatagacaaccattcacatgcacacctacagtcaatttagagtcaccagttaacctaacctgcaggtctttggactgtgggggaaaccggagcacccggaggaaacccacacagatacagggagaacatgcaaactccacacagaaaggctcacattggccactgggctcaaacccagaaccttcttgctgtgaggtgaccgtgctaaccactacaccaccctcacAGCTTATAATGACAATATGATCAATacgtgttaggttttgatctgtctgtaccgaaGAAGGtcaaattgacaaagtatgattgaGGAATGTAGACCCTCTgccacctaagagattctgcctcacggatcgatccgggagcaaacagtcacctacagacagctgctcagagatgttttagtttcttggtaggacaaacaatatattcacattcaagagtgtgttggaaCTATGCAATTGGATGATGTGATTAACAAAGCCAAGTTATCTATGTATAAtggaaatgggtgatgaagcattaccccACCCATCGGGATTATAGTCTTTTGAGAGAAGTTGACCAGTAAGGTCTTCCatcaccttcattaagcagagagcagaatgtgcaagTACAAGATACATCAAGGCtttaaccaaccaaaacaagtagcaaatcAGGACagcctgttccagtttcaagcatgccaaacatgctTGAAACATGGCG
The DNA window shown above is from Neoarius graeffei isolate fNeoGra1 chromosome 18, fNeoGra1.pri, whole genome shotgun sequence and carries:
- the LOC132866430 gene encoding dnaJ homolog subfamily B member 1-like, with translation MGKDYYSILGIQKGASEDEIKKAYRKQALKYHPDKNKSPNAEEKFKEIAEAYDVLSDEKKKDIYDRFGEEGLKGGAGGGGGGPNGPGFTYSFQGDPHAMFAEFFGGRSPFEHFFGRGMGGDEDMDVDEPFASFGLGAGHQFGGRMQKKQDPPVTHELRVSLEEVFSGCTKKMKISRRRLNPDGRSTRAEEKILMVEVKKGWKEGTKITFPKEGDQTPNNVPADIVFIVKDKPHPVFKRDGSDIIYPAKISLKEALCGCTVKAPTLDKRTVSLPLQDVIIRPGMKRRITGEGLPLPKSPDRRGDLIVEFEVKFPERLSRDAKDTVAQVLPS